In one Trichosurus vulpecula isolate mTriVul1 chromosome 8, mTriVul1.pri, whole genome shotgun sequence genomic region, the following are encoded:
- the LOC118828646 gene encoding olfactory receptor 4F3/4F16/4F29-like: MDGANHSAVYEFVLMGLTNSWGLQLFLFLFSSVFYMASMLGNFLIVLTVISEPHLHSPMYFLLANLSFIDMIDSCIVTPKMICDLFKKHKLISFGGCVSQIFFIHCIGGVEMVLLIAMAFDRYIAICKPLHYLTIMNLRICIGILISGWIIGFIHSLIQLAFVIKLPFCGPNTVDSFYCDLPRFIKLACTDTYKLQFLVTANSGFISLGAFFILIVSYIIILATVRQHSSGGSSKALSTLSAHITVVILFFGPCIFVYVWPFPTLSLDKFLAIFDSVITPFLNPTIYTFRNKEMKVAMKRLWSQLMKSQTLS; encoded by the coding sequence ATGGATGGAGCCAATCACTCTGCGGTTTATGAGTTTGTGTTAATGGGACTCACCAATTCTTGGGGACTacagcttttcctttttctattctcttctgtatTCTATATGGCAAGCATGCTGGGTAACTTCCTAATTGTGCTCACAGTGATCTCTGAGCCTCATCTACACTCCCCTATGTACTTCCTGCTGGCCAATCTCTCTTTCATTGACATGATTGATTCCTGCATTGTGACCCCCAAAATGATTTGTGACCTTTTTAAGAAGCACAAATTAATCTCCTTTGGAGGCTGTGTCTCTCAGATCTTCTTTATTCATTGCATAGGTGGTGTAGAGATGGTGCTCCTCATAGCTATGGCCTTTGACCGTTATATTGCAATATGTAAGCCTCTTCACTACTTGACCATCATGAACCTGAGAATTTGCATTGGTATTCTGATATCTGGCTGGATCATTGGCTTCATCCATTCATTGATTCAATTAGCCTTTGTTATAAAGTTGCCCTTCTGTGGTCCCAACACAGTAGATAGTTTTTATTGTGACCTTCCTCGGTTCATAAAACTTGCCTGCACAGATACATATAAGCTGCAGTTCTTAGTCACTGCCAATAGTGGGTTCATCTCTCTCGGTGCCTTCTTCATTTTGATCGTCTCCTACATCATCATTCTAGCCACTGTCCGACAGCACTCTTCTGGTGGGTCATCTAAGGCTCTCTCAACACTGTCAGCTCATATCACTGTAGTGATCTTGTTCTTTGGTCCATGCATCTTTGTCTATGTGTGGCCATTCCCCACATTGTCACTGGACAAATTTCTTGCCATATTTGACTCAGTGATCACCCCTTTTCTGAATCCAACCATCTACACATTCAGAAACAAGGAGATGAAAGTGGCAATGAAAAGATTGTGGAGCCAGCTTATGAAGTCCCAGACTTTGTCTTAA